From Pseudomonas sp. AN-1:
CCATCTTAGGTTTTCCGAGGGAGTACAGGGATGTCATCCGCGAGCTGGGCTGAGGAAGAGATGCGCACGGCAAACCTGGGCGATGAGCGATTGAATGCGCGTGTCGCCAAACTGCTGGAGCAGTTGGGTGCACATCCACGCAACAGCATTCCTACCGCTTGCCGGAGCTGGGCAGAGACGATGGCGGCCTACCGCTTCTTCGATAACGAGAAGGCCACTTTCGAAACAGTTCTGGCCCCCCATCGGGATGCCACCTTGCAGCGCATGGAGTGCTGTCCCGTGGTGCTGTTAGCTCAGGACACGACCGAGCTCGACAAGTGGGTCAATCTGGGCCCCAAGGGCGTGGGCACCATCAAGGAACGGCAGAAGCATCCCCGTCGACTCCATCCGACCGTGGCGTTCACACCGGAACGGGTTTGTCTGGGCGTGGTGGCAGCCGAGTGGTGGCAGCGTGATGAGCCGAGCCCACGCAAGGAACGGCGCGGAAAAGGAGTGGACGAGAAGGAAAGTCGACGCTGGATCGACAGCTACCAGAGCAGTTGTGCGCTACAGGGGCAGCTCCCGCAAAGCCAGGTCGTCAATCTCGCCGACGCCGAAGGTGATCTGTACGAGTGGTTCGTCGAGTATGAAGACGTCGCTGCGACGACACGGGCGCAATGGATTGTGCGCGCAGCACAGGATCGCCGCGTGCTGGGCGGTGCTGCCGACAAGCTGTGGGCCTCTGTGGCGGCGACGCCAAGCCTGGGGCAAGTCGAGGTTGAGGTACGGGCGCGCCCGAAACGTCCCGCCCGCCTGGCGCAGGTCACTCTGCGCTCTGCCAGTCTCACGCTGCAACCACCGTCCCGCGTCGGGCATCGCTTGCCTGAGGTCATGATCAATGCCGTCCTGGCTTGCGAGGAGCACCCGCCGGAGGGCGTCGAGCCGTTGGAGTGGTTGCTGCTGACAAGCCTGCCGGTGGAAGGCCTGGCCCAAGCCGTTACAGTCGTCGAATGGTATGCCGTGCGCTGGTGTATCGAGGTTTACTTCCACGTTCTGAAGAATGGTTGCCAGATCAATCGACTGCAGCTGGAGACCGAAGAGCGACTACTGCCCTGCATCGGGCTTTACCTGGTCGTGACATGGCGGGTGCTGTACAGCCTGATGTTGGGGCGAAGCTGTCCAGGTCTGAGCTGCGAGCTGGTGTTCGAGGCTCGGGAGTGGCGGGCCGCCTACATGGTGGCCAAGCGTTGCATGCCGCCACAGACTCCCCCCTCGCTGGGTGAGGTCGTGATGCTGATAGCCAGCCTGGGCGGCTATTTGGGGCGCAAGCACGATGGGCCACCCGGGCCCAAGGCAATGTGGACCGGGCTGCAGCGGTTGCGGGACTTTGTCATCGCTTTTGAGGCCCGCGACGCGCTCACCGGGACTTGTGTATAACGACGAGCGCCGGAGCGTGGGAGCCATCACGGTGGGCTCAGGGCGTGACTTGCGCCTCCATCGCCGCAAGGAAATGCTCGCCGTAGGGCGGCAACAGCCCCCACTCGCGGCGCGGGTCGTAGGCGCCGGCCTCGAACACGGTGCGCGCGTGGCTGAATTCGAGGAAGCCTTCGCGGCCGTGGTAGTGGCCCATGCCGGAGGCGCCGATGCCGCCGAACGGCGCGTCCTGCATGGCGGCGTGCATCATCGCGTCGTTGATGGTCACCCCGCCGGACAGGCTGTGCTCCAGCACCCGCTGCTTCTCGGCCTCGTCCGTGCCAAACCAGTACAGCGCCAGCGGCCGGTCGCGGCCGTTGATGTCAGCGAGCACCGCGTCGATCGCGTCGTAGGGCAGCAGGACCATGGCCGGGCCGAAGATCTCCTCCTGCTGGATGCGGCAACTCTGCGGCGGGTCGACTACCACGCGCAGCGGCCGGCGGCGGTCGGCGGGATCAGTTGGCAAGACTTCGGGCAGCGACTCAACGCGCACCCCGGCGGCCACGGCATCCTCCACCAGCCCCTCGACCCGCGCCAGATGGCGCTGGTTGACCACGGCCACCACGTCCGGGTTGCCCTGCACCTGCGGGAACAGGCTGGCGTAGGCGCCCTGCAGCTCGACGAGGAACGCCTCGACCTGCTCGCGCGGCACATAGACCAGGTCCGGGTTGACGCACAGCTGGCCGCCGTTGCTGGCCTTGGCGGCGGCGATGCGGAAGGCGGCGGTGGCCAGGTCGGCGCTGCGCGAAACGATGGTCGGCGACTTGCCGCCCAGCTCCAGGGTCACCGGCACCAGGTTGTCGGCGGCGTTGCGCATCACCGCCTTGCCGATGGCGGTGCTGCCGGTGAACACCAGGTGGTCGAACGGCTGGCGGGTGACGGCCTCGGCCATCTCGGCGCCACCCATGGCCACGCCGACCACCTGCGGGTCGAGGTGCTCGGCGCAGGCGGCGGCCAGCACCGCGGCGGTGCGCGGGGCGATTTCCGAGGGCTTGAGGATCGCCCGGTTGCCGGCGGCCAGCACGTAGGCCAGCGGGCTGAGCAGGGTGAACAGCGGCGCGTTCCAGGTGCCGACGATGGCCACCGCCCCCTTGGGCTGGTAGAGCACCCGCGCCTTGGCACCGAGCTGGTCGTAGGGCGGGAACGGCTGGCGCTCCTGCGGCTGCATCCAGTCTTCCAGGTGGTCGCGGGCGTGCTTGAGCGAGGCCAGCGAGCCGAGCACGTCGTTCATCAGCGAGAAGCCCGCCGGGCGATTGCCGAAGTCCTCGTCCATCGCCTTCGCCAGCGGCTTGTGCCAGGCCACCAGCAGGTCGATCACCTGCTGGATGCGCCGGCGCCGTTCGCCTGCGGGGACGGCGCCCTCGGCAATGAAGGCGGTCTTCTGCGCAGCCAGCAGCGCGGCCAGCCCCTCGACAGTGGTAATCACGGAACTCATCGAACCTCCTCGATCCTTGCGGCGGCGGCCGGTGCGGCGCCCTGCGGCGATAGTGGCGAGGGCCGCCTTTCCGACGCCTCGTCCATAGAGACGATGCCACGTCCCGCCTGCGCTGCGAATACTCTGTGCACCATCCCCCGAACCCGCGAGGCAGAGCATGAACGCTCCGGCTACCTTCGACCCGCAGGCCTTCCGTGCCGCCCTGGGCACCTTCACCACCGGGGTGACCATCATCACCACCCGCACCGCCGAGGGCGAGGCGGTCGGCATCACTGCCAACAGCTTCAACTCGGTGTCGCTCAATCCACCGCTGGTGCTGTGGAGCCTGGCCAAGAGCGCACGCAGCCTGCCGGCGTTCAGCGAAAGCCGCTTCTGGAACGTGCACGTGCTGGCCGCCGAGCAGGAGCCGCTGTCCGGGCGCTTCGCCACCCAGGGCAGCGACAAGTTCGCCGGCATCGAGCTGGACGACGGCATCGGCCCGGCGCCGCTGCTGCCCGGCTGCACCGCGCGCTTCCAGTGCCGCACCGCCTTCCAGTACGAGGGCGGCGACCATGTGATCTTCGTCGGCGAGGTGCTCGCCTTCGACAGCAGCGAGCGGCCGCCGCTGGCCTTCCAGAGCGGCCAGTACGCGCTGGCCGCGCGCAAGCCGCGCCAGGAACTGCGCCTGGGCGCCACCCCGCCGCCGGAATGCAGCTACACCGAGGACCTGCTCGGCTACCTGCTCGGCCGTGCCCACTACCAGATGCTCGACAGCCTGCGCCGCCTGCTGGCCGCGCAGAGCCTCGACGAGCACGTGTTTTTCATCCTCTCGGTGCTGTGCATCAGCGACAACCTGACCCTCGACGAACTTAACGCCTTCGTCGCCTACACCGGCCACCGGGTGAGCGCACAGACGCTGGCCGAGCTGGAGCACAGCGACCTGATCGCCGGCGAGCAGGACGGCGAAGGCGAGCGCCGCTACCTGCTGACCGCTGCCGGCCGCGAACGCTCGCTGCACGAGATCGCCCTGGCCAAGGCCGTCGAGAGCGAGGTCGCCGACAAGCTGGAGCCCGGCGACGTGATGGCCCTCAAGGTCCTGCTCAAGCGCCTGGTGGCCGCCACCGATCCGGGCCTGCCGGACCTGTGGGCGGCGCGCTGAAACCTTTCCCGGACCGACAACAACGACAAGGAGATACGCCATGACCATCCTGCAGCGCTTCAACCTCGACGGCAGCGTCGCGGTGATCACCGGCGGTGGCCGCGGCATCGGCCGCGCCATCGCCCTGGCCTACGCCGAAGCCGGCGCCGACGTGGTCTGCGCGGCGCGCACCCTGGCCGACGTGCAGGGCGTGGCCGACGAGGTCCGCGCCCTGGGCCGCCGCGCCCTGGCCCTGACCTGCGACGTCAACGACGGCGCGCAGCGCGAGGCGCTGGTGGCGGCCGCCCGCGAGCAGTTCGGGCGCATCACCCATCTGGTCAACAACGCCGGCGGCGCCGGGCCCAACGACCCGCTGACGCTGACCCCGGAGCGCCTGGAGGAGATCCTGCGCTTCAACGTCACCTCGGCCTACCACCTCACCCAGCTGTGCGTGCCGCACATGCGCGAGGCCGGCGGCGGCAACGTCATCAACATCACCTCCGGCGCGGCGCGCTACGCCCAGCGCCAGTTCAGCGCCTACGGCACCGCCAAGGCGGCGCTGACCCAGCTGACCCGCCTGCTGGCCCAGGACTTCGCCCCCCAGGTGCGGGTCAACGGCATCGCCCCCGGGCCGATTCTCACCGACGCCCTGCAGCGGGTGATGCCGGCGGAGATGCGTGCGGCGATGGAGACCGGCACCCCGCTGGGCAGCCTCGGCGAGGTCGAGGACATCGCCTGCGCCGCCCTGTACCTGGGCAGCCCGGCGTCACGCTGGGTGACCGGCAAGATCCTCGAGGTCGACGGCGGCGCCGAGAACAGCGTCTGGCCAGGCTGAAAGACGCTGTAGGGGCGAATTCATTCGCCCACATGCCCCGGCAAGGCGAATGAGTTCGCCCCTACAAGAAGGCAATCGCATGAACGAATCCCTGATCGACACCCTCGGCGACGAGCTGTTCGCCGCCCTGCGCGACCGGCGTACCCTGGCGCCACTCACCGAGCGCCATCCGGACATCACCCTGGACGACGCCTACCGCATCTCCCTGCGCTTCCTCGCCCAGCGCGAGCGGCAGGGCGAGAAGGTGATCGGCAAGAAGATCGGCGTCACCAGCAAGGCCGTGCAGGACATGCTCAACGTCCACCAGCCGGACTTCGGCTTCCTCACCGACCGCATGCAGGTGGCCGACGGCAGCGATGTCAGCCTCATCGAGCACCGCCTGATCCAGCCGCGCGCCGAGGGCGAGATCGCCTTCATCCTCGCCGAGGACCTGGTCGGCCCCGGCATCACCGCCGAGGACGTGCTGGCCGCCAGCGCCTGGGTGGTGCCCTGCTTCGAGATCGTCGACTCGCGCATCCACGAGTGGAAGATCCGCATCCAGGACACCGTGGCCGACAACGCCTCCTGCGGCGTGTTCGCCTTGGGCTCCCAGCGCATCGACCCGCGCAGCCTGGATCTCGCCGCCGTGCGCCTGGAGATGAGCAAGAACGGCCAACCGGCCGGCAGCGGCCTGGGCAGCGCGGTGCAGGGCCATCCCTGCGCGGCGGTGGCCTGGCTGGCCAACACCCTGGGCGAGCTGGGCATCCCGTTCCGCAAGGGCGAGGTGATCCTCTCCGGCGCCCTCGCCCCGCTGGTGCCGGTGACTGCCGGCGACAGCATCCACCTCTCCCTCAGCGGCCTGGGCGAAGCCTCGCTGCGCTTCGTGCCCTGATGTCCCCCTTTTCGAGAGCGAAACCATGACCAAGAAGATCAGATGTGCCCTGATCGGGCCAGGCAATATCGGCACCGACCTGCTCTACAAGCTCAAGCGCAGCCCGGTGCTGGAGCCGGTGTGGATGGTCGGCATCGACGCCACCTCCGAGGGCCTGGCCCGCGCCCGCGAGATGGGCCTGAAGACCACCAGCGACGGCGTCGACGGCCTGCTGCCGCACGTGCTGGAAGACAACATCCAGATCGCCTTCGACGCCACCAGCGCCTACGTGCACGCAGAGAACAGCCGCAAGCTCAACGCGCTGGGCGTGCTGATGATCGACCTGACTCCGGCCGCCATCGGCCCGTACTGCGTGCCGCCGGTCAATCTCAAGCACAACCTCAAGGCCGGGGCGATGAA
This genomic window contains:
- a CDS encoding IS4 family transposase; the protein is MSSASWAEEEMRTANLGDERLNARVAKLLEQLGAHPRNSIPTACRSWAETMAAYRFFDNEKATFETVLAPHRDATLQRMECCPVVLLAQDTTELDKWVNLGPKGVGTIKERQKHPRRLHPTVAFTPERVCLGVVAAEWWQRDEPSPRKERRGKGVDEKESRRWIDSYQSSCALQGQLPQSQVVNLADAEGDLYEWFVEYEDVAATTRAQWIVRAAQDRRVLGGAADKLWASVAATPSLGQVEVEVRARPKRPARLAQVTLRSASLTLQPPSRVGHRLPEVMINAVLACEEHPPEGVEPLEWLLLTSLPVEGLAQAVTVVEWYAVRWCIEVYFHVLKNGCQINRLQLETEERLLPCIGLYLVVTWRVLYSLMLGRSCPGLSCELVFEAREWRAAYMVAKRCMPPQTPPSLGEVVMLIASLGGYLGRKHDGPPGPKAMWTGLQRLRDFVIAFEARDALTGTCV
- a CDS encoding aldehyde dehydrogenase family protein, with product MSSVITTVEGLAALLAAQKTAFIAEGAVPAGERRRRIQQVIDLLVAWHKPLAKAMDEDFGNRPAGFSLMNDVLGSLASLKHARDHLEDWMQPQERQPFPPYDQLGAKARVLYQPKGAVAIVGTWNAPLFTLLSPLAYVLAAGNRAILKPSEIAPRTAAVLAAACAEHLDPQVVGVAMGGAEMAEAVTRQPFDHLVFTGSTAIGKAVMRNAADNLVPVTLELGGKSPTIVSRSADLATAAFRIAAAKASNGGQLCVNPDLVYVPREQVEAFLVELQGAYASLFPQVQGNPDVVAVVNQRHLARVEGLVEDAVAAGVRVESLPEVLPTDPADRRRPLRVVVDPPQSCRIQQEEIFGPAMVLLPYDAIDAVLADINGRDRPLALYWFGTDEAEKQRVLEHSLSGGVTINDAMMHAAMQDAPFGGIGASGMGHYHGREGFLEFSHARTVFEAGAYDPRREWGLLPPYGEHFLAAMEAQVTP
- a CDS encoding flavin reductase gives rise to the protein MNAPATFDPQAFRAALGTFTTGVTIITTRTAEGEAVGITANSFNSVSLNPPLVLWSLAKSARSLPAFSESRFWNVHVLAAEQEPLSGRFATQGSDKFAGIELDDGIGPAPLLPGCTARFQCRTAFQYEGGDHVIFVGEVLAFDSSERPPLAFQSGQYALAARKPRQELRLGATPPPECSYTEDLLGYLLGRAHYQMLDSLRRLLAAQSLDEHVFFILSVLCISDNLTLDELNAFVAYTGHRVSAQTLAELEHSDLIAGEQDGEGERRYLLTAAGRERSLHEIALAKAVESEVADKLEPGDVMALKVLLKRLVAATDPGLPDLWAAR
- a CDS encoding glucose 1-dehydrogenase, with the protein product MTILQRFNLDGSVAVITGGGRGIGRAIALAYAEAGADVVCAARTLADVQGVADEVRALGRRALALTCDVNDGAQREALVAAAREQFGRITHLVNNAGGAGPNDPLTLTPERLEEILRFNVTSAYHLTQLCVPHMREAGGGNVINITSGAARYAQRQFSAYGTAKAALTQLTRLLAQDFAPQVRVNGIAPGPILTDALQRVMPAEMRAAMETGTPLGSLGEVEDIACAALYLGSPASRWVTGKILEVDGGAENSVWPG
- a CDS encoding fumarylacetoacetate hydrolase family protein, whose product is MNESLIDTLGDELFAALRDRRTLAPLTERHPDITLDDAYRISLRFLAQRERQGEKVIGKKIGVTSKAVQDMLNVHQPDFGFLTDRMQVADGSDVSLIEHRLIQPRAEGEIAFILAEDLVGPGITAEDVLAASAWVVPCFEIVDSRIHEWKIRIQDTVADNASCGVFALGSQRIDPRSLDLAAVRLEMSKNGQPAGSGLGSAVQGHPCAAVAWLANTLGELGIPFRKGEVILSGALAPLVPVTAGDSIHLSLSGLGEASLRFVP